One Leptospira wolbachii serovar Codice str. CDC genomic region harbors:
- a CDS encoding O-antigen ligase family protein: MFYRIYRFFLALSIISCALSVSLSQLFLLLSFVFFLLLPEKPKLTSHLVKILFLFYIWQIVTVLYHFSASGFAIDSIKHAFRDEMKDIFLVTAFIAVQGIKPEDKKYLYKTFFIFALVIVITGFISIFSMTRLSRLISDLYKTSASWPYQHHYGKITNINIYLPIGLMNTHLTFGGLLAFIFPGFVFRLYASWYKKESFSKISINAILLLLVSIVFLFNNARSSLLGALVSTIFGIYILVFIDKDISKKMLKRIGIFSLIFLILVFAGYKTTSAVKRVVDPLFGGEKHTDSGRTFIWDSTFPLIEKNPIFGIGSGNYQKEIEISRKEREKENKELGFFYEVTQRGHAHNDYFHLIAVFGGPQGILYLLLFGTILYTLLNGNIPKKIRFMTYGLVGFFFSGLLQCYFQDDEVLIVFYFLLGYLNLYAESEKKTNELEIGR; the protein is encoded by the coding sequence ATGTTTTACCGAATCTATCGCTTCTTTCTTGCCTTGTCCATCATTTCCTGTGCCCTTTCTGTTTCTCTTAGCCAACTTTTTCTACTCCTTTCTTTTGTTTTTTTCCTCCTTCTTCCTGAAAAACCAAAACTTACAAGCCATTTGGTAAAAATCCTCTTCTTATTTTATATTTGGCAAATTGTAACCGTATTGTATCATTTCTCGGCCTCTGGTTTTGCCATAGATTCCATCAAACACGCGTTTCGTGACGAAATGAAAGACATCTTTCTTGTCACAGCATTTATCGCAGTTCAAGGAATCAAACCGGAAGATAAAAAATATCTCTATAAAACTTTTTTCATTTTTGCTCTTGTGATCGTCATTACAGGTTTTATCTCCATTTTTTCTATGACTAGACTTTCAAGATTGATCTCGGATTTGTATAAAACCTCAGCTTCTTGGCCTTACCAACACCATTACGGCAAAATCACCAATATCAATATTTATCTACCCATAGGGCTTATGAATACCCACCTTACTTTTGGTGGGTTACTCGCATTTATCTTTCCTGGATTTGTCTTTCGATTGTATGCTTCTTGGTATAAAAAAGAATCTTTCTCTAAAATTTCAATCAATGCCATATTACTTTTATTAGTATCAATTGTATTTTTATTTAACAACGCCAGGTCTTCCCTACTTGGTGCTTTGGTAAGCACAATTTTTGGCATTTATATTCTTGTGTTTATTGATAAAGACATTTCAAAAAAAATGTTAAAACGTATCGGGATCTTTAGCCTTATTTTTCTAATCTTGGTATTTGCAGGTTACAAAACAACATCAGCAGTCAAACGAGTCGTCGACCCATTGTTTGGTGGAGAAAAACATACTGACTCGGGAAGGACGTTTATTTGGGATTCCACCTTCCCTCTTATCGAAAAAAATCCTATCTTCGGGATTGGATCAGGAAATTACCAAAAAGAGATTGAGATCTCAAGAAAAGAAAGGGAAAAAGAAAACAAAGAGCTTGGTTTCTTTTATGAAGTGACACAAAGAGGTCATGCACACAACGACTACTTCCATTTAATAGCCGTATTTGGTGGCCCGCAAGGAATACTTTATCTTCTGTTATTTGGGACTATTCTTTACACTCTCTTAAATGGAAACATACCTAAAAAAATCCGATTTATGACTTATGGACTTGTCGGGTTTTTCTTTTCCGGTCTTTTACAATGTTATTTTCAAGATGATGAAGTTTTGATTGTGTTTTACTTTTTACTTGGGTATCTCAATCTTTACGCCGAATCCGAAAAAAAGACGAATGAATTAGAGATAGGAAGATAA
- a CDS encoding glycoside hydrolase family 5 protein, which yields MAPKKLSPQGEWFVDVSGRKVILRGINLGGDTKVPYPNGGTQFPTDFSDHKEVSFIGRPFPLSEADTHFTRLKQWGFNVLRLLTTWEAVEHKGPGEYDEAYLDYFTEIVRLAGEYGFYVFVDFHQDVWSRMTGGDGAPGWIFEKLGIDYRKLSEADAAIVMQRSYDYKRPGIRQEENYPTMCWSQNYRYAGNAILWTLFFGGKDFAPNFLIDGKNVQDYLQGHYLGCMKQIAERVKGFDFVLGFDSLNEPGKGFIGRAMNDRGLTNTDEDPAKPGLGWSPIDALFSSHGHAIDLPYLTLKVWKGGFVPTKTVTVNKNQVSIWLPGSPGDPFQLEGAYTITKDGTPFIERNDFFQTVKGKTIDFDADYLIPFMRTVGETIQEIRKDWMVFIEREASDAFTHPHLNGEAPKLAVNAAHWYDILTLLFKTFLYPIAIDTLTKRPVFGKSGIEAMYVRQLSRIKNTADSVPGKIPSLIGEFGIPFDLQGGKAYKEWKKGNHSPKIWKRHVMALDAMYNAMDHLFLSNTLWNYTASNENDLMVGDGWNQEDLSVFSKDQIIPGSDPDVYGGGGRAIEGFCRPYAAFTQGTPIKMKYDLENREFHFEWLSDLAITEPCIIKVPRFVYPNGVQIVLSNAEKISENEGELTVKGNGGKASLILKPL from the coding sequence ATGGCACCAAAAAAGCTCTCTCCCCAAGGCGAATGGTTTGTAGATGTTAGCGGAAGAAAAGTAATTTTACGCGGAATTAACTTGGGCGGTGATACCAAGGTTCCTTATCCAAATGGTGGGACTCAGTTTCCGACCGATTTTTCAGACCATAAAGAAGTCAGTTTTATTGGAAGGCCCTTTCCTCTTTCCGAAGCAGATACACATTTCACTAGGCTCAAACAATGGGGATTTAACGTATTACGTTTATTAACCACTTGGGAGGCAGTCGAACACAAAGGTCCAGGCGAGTATGACGAAGCCTATTTGGATTATTTTACAGAAATCGTTCGGTTGGCTGGGGAATATGGATTTTATGTTTTTGTTGATTTCCACCAAGACGTTTGGTCGCGGATGACCGGTGGCGACGGAGCACCAGGTTGGATTTTTGAAAAACTAGGGATTGATTATCGTAAACTCTCGGAAGCCGATGCGGCAATCGTAATGCAAAGGTCTTATGATTACAAAAGACCTGGGATCCGTCAGGAAGAGAACTATCCAACCATGTGTTGGTCACAAAACTATCGTTATGCTGGTAATGCAATTCTTTGGACTTTATTTTTTGGAGGAAAAGATTTTGCACCAAACTTCCTAATTGATGGGAAAAATGTCCAAGATTATCTTCAAGGTCACTACTTAGGTTGTATGAAACAAATTGCAGAACGAGTGAAAGGTTTCGATTTTGTTTTGGGTTTTGATTCTCTCAACGAACCAGGCAAAGGATTTATCGGTCGAGCCATGAACGATCGAGGCCTTACAAACACTGACGAAGATCCCGCAAAACCAGGATTAGGTTGGTCTCCAATTGACGCACTTTTTTCTTCCCATGGACATGCCATTGATTTACCCTACCTCACACTCAAAGTTTGGAAAGGTGGATTTGTTCCAACAAAAACAGTCACCGTAAACAAAAACCAAGTCTCCATTTGGTTACCAGGTTCGCCAGGTGATCCTTTCCAATTGGAAGGAGCTTATACCATCACTAAAGACGGAACTCCCTTCATCGAACGGAATGATTTTTTCCAAACGGTAAAAGGAAAAACCATAGACTTTGATGCAGATTACTTGATTCCTTTTATGCGCACCGTTGGTGAGACAATTCAAGAAATAAGAAAGGATTGGATGGTCTTTATTGAAAGAGAAGCCTCCGATGCTTTCACCCACCCACATTTGAATGGGGAGGCACCGAAACTAGCGGTAAATGCTGCTCATTGGTATGACATCCTTACCCTCCTTTTTAAAACCTTTCTTTATCCCATTGCAATAGATACTCTCACCAAACGACCTGTATTCGGTAAGTCGGGGATCGAAGCAATGTATGTGCGTCAACTCTCACGCATTAAAAACACCGCAGATTCCGTTCCAGGAAAAATTCCAAGTCTTATCGGTGAGTTTGGAATCCCTTTTGATCTACAAGGGGGCAAAGCATACAAAGAATGGAAAAAAGGAAACCACTCTCCCAAAATTTGGAAACGACATGTGATGGCCCTCGATGCCATGTACAATGCGATGGACCATTTATTCCTTTCCAACACTCTCTGGAATTACACAGCATCGAACGAAAACGATTTGATGGTGGGAGATGGTTGGAACCAAGAAGACCTTAGTGTTTTTTCCAAAGACCAAATCATTCCTGGTTCCGATCCAGATGTTTATGGCGGTGGCGGCCGTGCCATCGAAGGGTTTTGTCGCCCTTACGCTGCATTCACCCAAGGAACTCCTATCAAAATGAAATACGATTTAGAAAACCGAGAATTCCATTTTGAATGGTTATCGGATCTTGCCATAACAGAACCTTGTATCATCAAAGTCCCCCGGTTTGTCTATCCGAATGGCGTACAGATTGTACTATCCAATGCGGAAAAAATTTCAGAAAACGAAGGGGAACTTACAGTCAAAGGGAATGGGGGGAAAGCGAGCCTCATCCTAAAACCACTATGA